The following coding sequences lie in one Arabidopsis thaliana chromosome 3, partial sequence genomic window:
- a CDS encoding FBD / Leucine Rich Repeat domains containing protein gives MNFGCDPRIMDFEILIGIAFGRQLRKLVLKVYSGDWFKFPTSLYNSETLETLELYHCILIDVPFPVCLKSLRTLNLHEVEFVNDESVVNLLAGCISLENLVIHQTTDLNVKTFTIAVPSLQRLTVIVEYYEEFSVFVVNTPSLKYLKIEGIIVDDRTCIIENTPELVEASIIDVSFKVFESILGSLASVQRLSLKVSLVEIFSLPPISNTFYHLTYLELSTYKPKWWNLLTLMLDTSPNLQVLKIFDFMTSQEQRPWEKWNEPKNVPECLLLHLETFVWTCYEGKLENEIELAKYILRNARRLKKATFSIIEINPDKRVEMVGELKSVVRASNSCQLVFI, from the exons ATGAACTTTGGGTGTGACCCTCGTATAATGGATTTTGAGATATTGATTGGAATTGCGTTTGGACGCCAACTGCGTAAGTTGGTACTCAAAGTTTACTCTGGGGATTGGTTCAAATTTCCTACAAGTTTGTATAACTCCGAAACTCTAGAGACCTTGGAACTCTACCATTGCATTCTTATAGATGTCCCTTTTCCGGTTTGTCTCAAGTCCCTTAGAACTCTAAACCTTCACGAAGTGGAGTTTGTAAACGATGAATCAGTTGTTAACCTTTTAGCTGGTTGTATTAGCCTGGAAAATTTGGTGATTCATCAAACTACAGATCTTAATGTGAAGACTTTTACTATTGCGGTACCATCCTTGCAGAGGTTAACAGTTATTGTTGAGTATTATGAAGAGTTTTCTGTCTTTGTGGTAAATACTCCATCTTTGAAATACTTGAAGATTGAAGGTATTATTGTAGATGATAGGACTTGTATAATTGAGAATACACCTGAGCTGGTGGAGGCAAGTATTATTGATGTGTCTTTTAAAGTCTTTGAGAGCATTCTTGGATCCCTTGCTTCAGTCCAACGTCTTTCCTTGAAGGTTTCACTCGTGGAG ATTTTTTCACTTCCTCCTATCAGTAATACCTTTTATCACTTGACATATTTGGAGCTATCCACATATAAACCTAAGTGGTGGAATCTGCTTACGCTCATGCTCGACACTTCTCCTAATTTACAAGTCCTCAAGATCTTCGATTTCATGACA TCTCAGGAACAGAGGCCTTGGGAGAAATGGAATGAACCGAAGAATGTTCCTGAATGTTTGTTGCTCCACCTCGAAACATTTGTGTGGACATGTTATGAAGGGAAACTAGAAAATGAGATAGAGCTGGCGAAATATATCCTAAGGAACGCTAGGCGTTTGAAAAAGGCAACTTTCTCCATAATTGAAATTAATCCGGACAAGAGAGTTGAGATGGTTGGTGAGCTCAAAAGCGTGGTCAGGGCTTCAAATTCATGTCAGCTTGTGTTCATATGA
- a CDS encoding FBD / Leucine Rich Repeat domains containing protein (FBD / Leucine Rich Repeat domains containing protein; FUNCTIONS IN: molecular_function unknown; INVOLVED IN: biological_process unknown; LOCATED IN: cellular_component unknown; EXPRESSED IN: 7 plant structures; EXPRESSED DURING: 4 anthesis, C globular stage, petal differentiation and expansion stage, E expanded cotyledon stage; CONTAINS InterPro DOMAIN/s: FBD (InterPro:IPR013596), FBD-like (InterPro:IPR006566), Leucine-rich repeat 2 (InterPro:IPR013101); BEST Arabidopsis thaliana protein match is: Protein with RNI-like/FBD-like domains (TAIR:AT3G26930.1).): MNFGCDPRIMDFEILIGIAFGRQLRKLVLKVYSGDWFKFPTSLYNSETLETLELYHCILIDVPFPVCLKSLRTLNLHEVEFVNDESVVNLLAGCISLENLVIHQTTDLNVKTFTIAVPSLQRLTVIVEYYEEFSVFVVNTPSLKYLKIEVQRLSLKVSLVEIFSLPPISNTFYHLTYLELSTYKPKWWNLLTLMLDTSPNLQVLKIFDFMTSQEQRPWEKWNEPKNVPECLLLHLETFVWTCYEGKLENEIELAKYILRNARRLKKATFSIIEINPDKRVEMVGELKSVVRASNSCQLVFI, translated from the exons ATGAACTTTGGGTGTGACCCTCGTATAATGGATTTTGAGATATTGATTGGAATTGCGTTTGGACGCCAACTGCGTAAGTTGGTACTCAAAGTTTACTCTGGGGATTGGTTCAAATTTCCTACAAGTTTGTATAACTCCGAAACTCTAGAGACCTTGGAACTCTACCATTGCATTCTTATAGATGTCCCTTTTCCGGTTTGTCTCAAGTCCCTTAGAACTCTAAACCTTCACGAAGTGGAGTTTGTAAACGATGAATCAGTTGTTAACCTTTTAGCTGGTTGTATTAGCCTGGAAAATTTGGTGATTCATCAAACTACAGATCTTAATGTGAAGACTTTTACTATTGCGGTACCATCCTTGCAGAGGTTAACAGTTATTGTTGAGTATTATGAAGAGTTTTCTGTCTTTGTGGTAAATACTCCATCTTTGAAATACTTGAAGATTGAAG TCCAACGTCTTTCCTTGAAGGTTTCACTCGTGGAG ATTTTTTCACTTCCTCCTATCAGTAATACCTTTTATCACTTGACATATTTGGAGCTATCCACATATAAACCTAAGTGGTGGAATCTGCTTACGCTCATGCTCGACACTTCTCCTAATTTACAAGTCCTCAAGATCTTCGATTTCATGACA TCTCAGGAACAGAGGCCTTGGGAGAAATGGAATGAACCGAAGAATGTTCCTGAATGTTTGTTGCTCCACCTCGAAACATTTGTGTGGACATGTTATGAAGGGAAACTAGAAAATGAGATAGAGCTGGCGAAATATATCCTAAGGAACGCTAGGCGTTTGAAAAAGGCAACTTTCTCCATAATTGAAATTAATCCGGACAAGAGAGTTGAGATGGTTGGTGAGCTCAAAAGCGTGGTCAGGGCTTCAAATTCATGTCAGCTTGTGTTCATATGA
- a CDS encoding F-box/RNI-like superfamily protein: protein MKRCLRNGNGVNEDRISDLPEALLLQILSMLPVKDVVTTSVLSKPWRSLWKLVPTLKFDYENNQSEDETYSEIVCRLLLSNKAPFLESLHLGFRFGECRSVEVGMWIGIAYARHVRDLVLHVESVKGSFIFPTGLYNCETLESLTLRSWVLVDVPSPACLKSLRTLRLENVDYKYDDSVYNLLSGCPNLENLVVYRGNLLEVETFTIAVPSLQRLTIYDDNDGEYCTGYVINAPSLKYLKIDGFKALESCLIENAPELVEATIMNVSKIINEKLLETLTSVKRLSLALSPLELKFSCNNYSGHLLL from the exons ATGAAACGATG TTTGAGAAATGGAAATGGTGTGAATGAAGACAGGATCAGTGACTTGCCCGAAGCTCTGCTTCTGCAGATATTGTCTATGCTTCCAGTAAAAGATGTTGTTACCACTAGTGTTTTGTCTAAACCATGGAGGTCTCTCTGGAAGTTGGTACCTACACTCAAGTTTGATTATGAAAACAATCAAAGTGAAGATGAGACATACTCAGAGATTGTTTGCAGGCTTTTGCTTTCCAATAAAGCTCCTTTTCTTGAGAGTTTGCATCTCGGATTCAGGTTTGGCGAATGTCGTTCGGTGGAAGTTGGAATGTGGATTGGAATTGCATACGCACGCCATGTGCGTGATTTGGTACTCCATGTTGAATCTGTGAAAGGGTCTTTCATATTTCCTACAGGCTTGTATAACTGTGAAACACTAGAGAGCTTGACACTGAGGAGTTGGGTACTCGTTGATGTCCCTTCTCCGGCTTGTCTCAAGTCTCTTAGAACTCTGCGTCTTGAGAATGTGGATTACAAATACGATGATTCGGTTTATAACCTTTTATCTGGCTGCCCTAATCTTGAAAATTTGGTTGTGTATCGAGGAAATCTACTGGAAGTGGAGACTTTCACTATTGCAGTGCCATCTTTACAGAGACTAACAATTTATGATGACAATGATGGAGAATACTGTACGGGCTATGTGATAAATGCTCCTTCATTGAAGTACTTGAAGATTGATGGGTTTAAGGCTCTCGAGTCTTGTCTGATTGAGAACGCACCGGAGTTGGTGGAGGCAACTATTATGAATGTCTCTAAGATAATCAATGAGAAGCTTTTGGAAACCCTCACTTCAGTCAAACGTCTTTCCTTGGCTTTATCACCCTTGGAGTTAAAGTTTTCTTGCAATAATTATTCGGGTCACTTGTTGTTATGA
- a CDS encoding F-box/RNI-like superfamily protein — protein MKRCLRNGNGVNEDRISDLPEALLLQILSMLPVKDVVTTSVLSKPWRSLWKLLLSNKAPFLESLHLGFRFGECRSVEVGMWIGIAYARHVRDLVLHVESVKGSFIFPTGLYNCETLESLTLRSWVLVDVPSPACLKSLRTLRLENVDYKYDDSVYNLLSGCPNLENLVVYRGNLLEVETFTIAVPSLQRLTIYDDNDGEYCTGYVINAPSLKYLKIDGFKALESCLIENAPELVEATIMNVSKIINEKLLETLTSVKRLSLALSPLELKFSCNNYSGHLLL, from the exons ATGAAACGATG TTTGAGAAATGGAAATGGTGTGAATGAAGACAGGATCAGTGACTTGCCCGAAGCTCTGCTTCTGCAGATATTGTCTATGCTTCCAGTAAAAGATGTTGTTACCACTAGTGTTTTGTCTAAACCATGGAGGTCTCTCTGGAA GCTTTTGCTTTCCAATAAAGCTCCTTTTCTTGAGAGTTTGCATCTCGGATTCAGGTTTGGCGAATGTCGTTCGGTGGAAGTTGGAATGTGGATTGGAATTGCATACGCACGCCATGTGCGTGATTTGGTACTCCATGTTGAATCTGTGAAAGGGTCTTTCATATTTCCTACAGGCTTGTATAACTGTGAAACACTAGAGAGCTTGACACTGAGGAGTTGGGTACTCGTTGATGTCCCTTCTCCGGCTTGTCTCAAGTCTCTTAGAACTCTGCGTCTTGAGAATGTGGATTACAAATACGATGATTCGGTTTATAACCTTTTATCTGGCTGCCCTAATCTTGAAAATTTGGTTGTGTATCGAGGAAATCTACTGGAAGTGGAGACTTTCACTATTGCAGTGCCATCTTTACAGAGACTAACAATTTATGATGACAATGATGGAGAATACTGTACGGGCTATGTGATAAATGCTCCTTCATTGAAGTACTTGAAGATTGATGGGTTTAAGGCTCTCGAGTCTTGTCTGATTGAGAACGCACCGGAGTTGGTGGAGGCAACTATTATGAATGTCTCTAAGATAATCAATGAGAAGCTTTTGGAAACCCTCACTTCAGTCAAACGTCTTTCCTTGGCTTTATCACCCTTGGAGTTAAAGTTTTCTTGCAATAATTATTCGGGTCACTTGTTGTTATGA
- a CDS encoding F-box/RNI-like superfamily protein has protein sequence MLPVKDVVTTSVLSKPWRSLWKLVPTLKFDYENNQSEDETYSEIVCRLLLSNKAPFLESLHLGFRFGECRSVEVGMWIGIAYARHVRDLVLHVESVKGSFIFPTGLYNCETLESLTLRSWVLVDVPSPACLKSLRTLRLENVDYKYDDSVYNLLSGCPNLENLVVYRGNLLEVETFTIAVPSLQRLTIYDDNDGEYCTGYVINAPSLKYLKIDGFKALESCLIENAPELVEATIMNVSKIINEKLLETLTSVKRLSLALSPLELKFSCNNYSGHLLL, from the coding sequence ATGCTTCCAGTAAAAGATGTTGTTACCACTAGTGTTTTGTCTAAACCATGGAGGTCTCTCTGGAAGTTGGTACCTACACTCAAGTTTGATTATGAAAACAATCAAAGTGAAGATGAGACATACTCAGAGATTGTTTGCAGGCTTTTGCTTTCCAATAAAGCTCCTTTTCTTGAGAGTTTGCATCTCGGATTCAGGTTTGGCGAATGTCGTTCGGTGGAAGTTGGAATGTGGATTGGAATTGCATACGCACGCCATGTGCGTGATTTGGTACTCCATGTTGAATCTGTGAAAGGGTCTTTCATATTTCCTACAGGCTTGTATAACTGTGAAACACTAGAGAGCTTGACACTGAGGAGTTGGGTACTCGTTGATGTCCCTTCTCCGGCTTGTCTCAAGTCTCTTAGAACTCTGCGTCTTGAGAATGTGGATTACAAATACGATGATTCGGTTTATAACCTTTTATCTGGCTGCCCTAATCTTGAAAATTTGGTTGTGTATCGAGGAAATCTACTGGAAGTGGAGACTTTCACTATTGCAGTGCCATCTTTACAGAGACTAACAATTTATGATGACAATGATGGAGAATACTGTACGGGCTATGTGATAAATGCTCCTTCATTGAAGTACTTGAAGATTGATGGGTTTAAGGCTCTCGAGTCTTGTCTGATTGAGAACGCACCGGAGTTGGTGGAGGCAACTATTATGAATGTCTCTAAGATAATCAATGAGAAGCTTTTGGAAACCCTCACTTCAGTCAAACGTCTTTCCTTGGCTTTATCACCCTTGGAGTTAAAGTTTTCTTGCAATAATTATTCGGGTCACTTGTTGTTATGA
- a CDS encoding Protein with RNI-like/FBD-like domain: MNRGGFSLYSKSCGQSLSNEDRISELPEALLLQILSLLPTKKVVAMSVLSKRWRSLWKMLPRLKFDDWMFPDNVNRCLLSHQASFLQSLHLVIDYDFVSHMHTGILMGIAFGRHIRELVLYVNGFQESFTFPLSLCNCESLETLTLGHNVLIDVPSPVFLKSLRTLHLDGVEYTDDESVVNLLSGCISLENLVVHRVIQADVTTFTIAVPSLKRLTLTTEFDDDEDSVYVINAPSLKYLKILGDKAYLIENSPELVEVSLTDRQVTVDGYPIASYVENLLRSLTSVKRMSLKISSYLEIKFPTGSIFYQLVSLELYTNKAEWWNLLVLMLDSSPKLQVLKLNGKLSGENNHLASMNWDQPKNIPGCLLFNLETFIWKGCKRIGEDEKEVAKYILRNTNRLKRATFTREIYEENNSQDMFENLEMVEELESVVRASKSCKLVFESTLWSLSNYDV, from the exons ATGAATCGAGG GGGCTTTTCTCTTTACAGCAAAAGTTGTGGTCAAAGTTTGAGTAATGAGGACAGGATCAGTGAGTTGCCTGAAGCTTTGCTTCTGCAGATATTGTCTTTacttccaacaaaaaaagtagtaGCCATGAGTGTCTTGTCTAAACGATGGAGGTCTCTTTGGAAGATGTTGCCTCGGCTTAAGTTTGATGATTGGATGTTTCCTGATAATGTCAACAGGTGTTTGCTTTCACATCAAGCTTCGTTTCTACAGAGTTTGCATCTTGTAATAGATTATGATTTTGTGTCTCATATGCATACTGGGATATTGATGGGAATTGCGTTTGGACGCCATATACGTGAGCTGGTACTCTATGTTAATGGCTTTCAAGAGTCCTTTACATTTCCTTTAAGCTTGTGTAACTGCGAATCACTAGAGACATTGACACTCGGTCATAACGTTCTTATAGATGTCCCTTCTCCGGTTTTTTTGAAGTCTCTTAGAACTCTACACCTAGATGGGGTTGAGTACACAGACGATGAATCAGTTGTTAACCTTTTATCTGGTTGTATTAGCCTGGAAAATTTGGTGGTCCATCGAGTTATACAAGCTGATGTGACAACTTTCACTATTGCGGTGCCATCCTTGAAGAGGCTAACACTTACTActgaatttgatgatgatgaagactcAGTCTATGTGATAAATGCTCCTTCTTTGAAATACTTGAAGATTTTAGGTGACAAGGCTTATCTGATTGAGAATTCACCTGAGTTGGTGGAGGTAAGTCTGACAGATAGGCAAGTTACTGTGGATGGTTATCCCATCGCTTCATACGTTGAGAACCTTCTTAGATCTCTTACTTCAGTCAAACGCATGTCTTTGAAGATATCATCATACTTAGAG ATTAAGTTTCCAACTGGTAGCATCTTCTATCAGTTGGTATCTTTGGAGCTATATACAAATAAAGCAGAGTGGTGGAATCTGCTTGTGTTGATGCTCGATAGTTCTCCTAAATTGCAAGTCCTCAAGCTCAACGGT AAATTGTCTGGTGAAAACAATCATTTAGCCAGTATGAATTGGGATCAACCAAAGAATATTCCTGgatgtttgttgtttaatcTCGAGACATTCATTTGGAAAGGCTGCAAAAGGAtaggagaagatgaaaaagaggTGGCGAAATACATCCTAAGGAACACAAATCGTTTGAAGAGGGCGACTTTCACCAGAGAAATCTATGAAGAGAACAATTCTCAAGACATGTTTGAGAATCTTGAAATGGTGGAGGAATTGGAAAGTGTGGTCAGAGCTTCAAAGTCATGCAAGCTTGTGTTCGAATCTACCTTGTGGTCACTATCCAATTATGATGTTTAA
- a CDS encoding Protein with RNI-like/FBD-like domain (Protein with RNI-like/FBD-like domains; CONTAINS InterPro DOMAIN/s: FBD (InterPro:IPR013596), FBD-like (InterPro:IPR006566), Leucine-rich repeat 2 (InterPro:IPR013101); BEST Arabidopsis thaliana protein match is: Protein with RNI-like/FBD-like domains (TAIR:AT4G13965.1); Has 974 Blast hits to 953 proteins in 26 species: Archae - 0; Bacteria - 8; Metazoa - 17; Fungi - 0; Plants - 945; Viruses - 0; Other Eukaryotes - 4 (source: NCBI BLink).) — MSVLSKRWRSLWKMLPRLKFDDWMFPDNVNRCLLSHQASFLQSLHLVIDYDFVSHMHTGILMGIAFGRHIRELVLYVNGFQESFTFPLSLCNCESLETLTLGHNVLIDVPSPVFLKSLRTLHLDGVEYTDDESVVNLLSGCISLENLVVHRVIQADVTTFTIAVPSLKRLTLTTEFDDDEDSVYVINAPSLKYLKILGDKAYLIENSPELVEVSLTDRQVTVDGYPIASYVENLLRSLTSVKRMSLKISSYLEIKFPTGSIFYQLVSLELYTNKAEWWNLLVLMLDSSPKLQVLKLNGKLSGENNHLASMNWDQPKNIPGCLLFNLETFIWKGCKRIGEDEKEVAKYILRNTNRLKRATFTREIYEENNSQDMFENLEMVEELESVVRASKSCKLVFESTLWSLSNYDV, encoded by the exons ATGAGTGTCTTGTCTAAACGATGGAGGTCTCTTTGGAAGATGTTGCCTCGGCTTAAGTTTGATGATTGGATGTTTCCTGATAATGTCAACAGGTGTTTGCTTTCACATCAAGCTTCGTTTCTACAGAGTTTGCATCTTGTAATAGATTATGATTTTGTGTCTCATATGCATACTGGGATATTGATGGGAATTGCGTTTGGACGCCATATACGTGAGCTGGTACTCTATGTTAATGGCTTTCAAGAGTCCTTTACATTTCCTTTAAGCTTGTGTAACTGCGAATCACTAGAGACATTGACACTCGGTCATAACGTTCTTATAGATGTCCCTTCTCCGGTTTTTTTGAAGTCTCTTAGAACTCTACACCTAGATGGGGTTGAGTACACAGACGATGAATCAGTTGTTAACCTTTTATCTGGTTGTATTAGCCTGGAAAATTTGGTGGTCCATCGAGTTATACAAGCTGATGTGACAACTTTCACTATTGCGGTGCCATCCTTGAAGAGGCTAACACTTACTActgaatttgatgatgatgaagactcAGTCTATGTGATAAATGCTCCTTCTTTGAAATACTTGAAGATTTTAGGTGACAAGGCTTATCTGATTGAGAATTCACCTGAGTTGGTGGAGGTAAGTCTGACAGATAGGCAAGTTACTGTGGATGGTTATCCCATCGCTTCATACGTTGAGAACCTTCTTAGATCTCTTACTTCAGTCAAACGCATGTCTTTGAAGATATCATCATACTTAGAG ATTAAGTTTCCAACTGGTAGCATCTTCTATCAGTTGGTATCTTTGGAGCTATATACAAATAAAGCAGAGTGGTGGAATCTGCTTGTGTTGATGCTCGATAGTTCTCCTAAATTGCAAGTCCTCAAGCTCAACGGT AAATTGTCTGGTGAAAACAATCATTTAGCCAGTATGAATTGGGATCAACCAAAGAATATTCCTGgatgtttgttgtttaatcTCGAGACATTCATTTGGAAAGGCTGCAAAAGGAtaggagaagatgaaaaagaggTGGCGAAATACATCCTAAGGAACACAAATCGTTTGAAGAGGGCGACTTTCACCAGAGAAATCTATGAAGAGAACAATTCTCAAGACATGTTTGAGAATCTTGAAATGGTGGAGGAATTGGAAAGTGTGGTCAGAGCTTCAAAGTCATGCAAGCTTGTGTTCGAATCTACCTTGTGGTCACTATCCAATTATGATGTTTAA